One Vigna radiata var. radiata cultivar VC1973A unplaced genomic scaffold, Vradiata_ver6 scaffold_1009, whole genome shotgun sequence genomic window carries:
- the LOC106754473 gene encoding uncharacterized protein LOC106754473 gives MEGMHSTGTSNPQYIVLHEALRAWTGDLPRLLIQLGDNHPACSQALVRLLHRIGQRAWNPTLVCMYNIMQQSLQDFYCTYQEGGPICFGPFLRLPRESQVLALCSIYYFSHLDLPILKSLLYCCLSDDLDSYVLFWIIDVLQLAYERGCIEIADYLSFFITLVARFKVSPEFGSSDFKGDPLC, from the exons ATGGAAGGCATGCATTCCACAGGTACAAGCAATCCACAGTATATAGTTCTTCATGAGGCTTTACGTGCATGGACTGGAGATCTCCCTCGGTTGCTTATCCAGCTTGGAGACAATCACCCAGCCTGCTCCCAG GCTTTGGTACGTCTTCTACATCGTATTGGACAGCGTGCTTGGAATCCAACACTTGTTTGCATGTATAACATCATGCAGCAGTCATTGCAAGATTTTTACTGTACATATCAAGAGGGAG GACCGATATGTTTTGGTCCTTTTCTCAGGCTTCCTAGAGAATCTCAAGTTCTCGCTTTATGTTCCATTTACTATTTCTCTCATTTGGACCTGCCTATTTTAAAGTCATTACTCTATTGTTGCCTAA GTGATGATCTAGACTCCTATGTCTTATTTTGGATCATAGACGTTCTCCAGTTAGCCTATGAGCGAGGGTGTATAGAAATTGCGGATTACTTGAGTTTTTTCATCACCTTGGTCGCACGTTTCAAAGTTTCTCCTG AATTTGGTTCCTCTGATTTTAAGGGCGACCCACTTTGCTAA